Proteins found in one Pseudomonadota bacterium genomic segment:
- a CDS encoding PEP-CTERM sorting domain-containing protein has protein sequence NNGSPDVINFTSSYSDILVDQVSFFAWESYYYKDFVLDDFEYSEVGSPNPVPVPATMLLFGSGLFGLAGFRRRFNK, from the coding sequence ATAATAATGGGAGTCCTGATGTTATTAATTTCACATCAAGTTACTCAGATATACTTGTTGACCAAGTGAGTTTCTTTGCCTGGGAATCTTATTACTATAAAGACTTTGTTCTTGATGATTTTGAGTACAGTGAGGTGGGTAGCCCTAACCCTGTTCCTGTACCGGCTACCATGCTTCTGTTTGGATCAGGCCTGTTTGGTTTGGCCGGGTTCAGGCGACGATTTAATAAATAA